A section of the Larus michahellis chromosome 1, bLarMic1.1, whole genome shotgun sequence genome encodes:
- the LOC141744974 gene encoding epidermal differentiation-specific protein-like, with translation MGKIIIYEHANFQGYSREFTGDIANLKAVDWNDCVSSVKVIGQPWVAYEHVNYTGQLLVFEEGEHSFVGREMNDKISSLQLITEDLRNPQITLYEHAKYQGKSRVIREATNLARGYDNDIISSHKVQRGAWLLCEHSDGSGIRYIARENEHLPYYGAINFNDKLSFLRPLLPGRGCGC, from the coding sequence ATGGGAAAAATCATCATTTACGAGCATGCCAACTTCCAGGGCTACTCCAGAGAGTTCACTGGAGACATTGCCAATCTAAAAGCTGTAGATTGGAATGATTGTGTCTCCTCAGTGAAAGTAATTGGCCAGCCTTGGGTGGCTTATGAGCACGTCAACTACACAGGCCAGTTACTGGTATTTGAGGAGGGAGAACATAGCTTTGTTGGCAGAGAGATGAATGACAAGATCTCTTCTCTGCAGTTGATCACTGAAGACCTGCGCAATCCTCAGATCACTCTCTACGAGCATGCCAAGTATCAAGGGAAGAGCAGGGTGATAAGAGAAGCAACCAACCTGGCGAGGGGATATGACAATGACATCATATCTTCTCACAAAGTCCAGAGAGGCGCCTGGCTGCTGTGCGAACACAGCGATGGAAGCGGTATTCGCTACATTGCGCGAGAAAACGAGCACCTTCCATATTACGGGGCAATCAATTTCAATGACAAGCTTTCATTTCTGCGTCCCCTTCTCCCTGGCAGGGGCTGTGGCTGTTAG